The sequence below is a genomic window from Salvelinus sp. IW2-2015 linkage group LG10, ASM291031v2, whole genome shotgun sequence.
catttgtggattcaattacaggctcaaaatggccagaaacaaagacatttcttatgaaactcgtcagtctatttttgttctgaaaaAATAAGgccattccatgcgagaaattgccaagcaactgaagatctcatacaacgctgtgtactactcccttcacagaacagcgcaaactggccctaaccaaaatagaaagaggagtgggaggccccggtgcacaactgagcaagaggacaagtacattagagtgtctagtttgagaaacagacacctcacaagtcctcaactggcagcttcgttaaatagcacccgcaaacaccagtctcaacgtcaacagtgaagaggcgactccgggatgctggccttctaggcagagttcctctgtccagtgtctgtgttcttttgcccatcttaatattttatttttattggccagtctgagatatggctttttctttgcaactctgcctagaacgccagtatcccagagtcgcctcttcactgttgacgttgagactggtgttttgcgggtactacttaataatgaagctgccagttgaggacttgtgaggcgtctgtttctcaaactagacactctaatgtacttgtcctcttgctcagttgtgcaccggggcctcccactcctctttctattcttgttagagccagtttgtgctgttctgtgaagggagtagtacactgcGTTGTATGAAAtcatcagtttcttggcaatttctcgcatggaacagctttcatttctcataacaagaatagactaatgagtttcagaagaaatgtctttgtttctggccattttgaagctgtaatcaaatccacaaatgctgacgctccagaacctcaactagtctaaagaaggccagttgtattgcttctttaatcagcacaacagttttcagctgtgctaacataattgcaaaaaggttttctaatgatcaattagccttttaaaatgattaacttggattagctaacacaacgtgcaattggaacacaggagtgatggttgctgatgatgGTCCTCTGTAGTCCTATGTGATTCcataaaaatcagccatttccagctacaatagttatttacaacattaaaatgtctacactgtatttctgatcaatttgatgttattttaatgtactaaaaatgtgattttctttaaaaaacaagggcatttctatgtgacgcaaacttttgaacggtagtgataTTTTTGTCATCTACATCTAGATTAGCTCCGAGTAGCTATGTTCACCACACCAGGTAGAGGAAATTTACACTGAAAACCCAACAAGAGAAAATATTGTAAATAGACTTAAAACTAAATAGTAAACCATTGTACATGTGTCGAAACCTGATTCTTTTTTTAGATGGGTTAGAAGACTAAAATAAGATCGTATCATTTGTCTAAATATTCAAGCAAATAGGCATCCTGATGTGACATGCCTGCATAGGGCAGATCTGTCAGCTAATTACAGTTTAGATCTGAGAAGGGAGGTACTTGTGTGGTGGGGGCTTTTTTATGATGCAAGGGGCAGATATTGTATAAATACTCACATCATTGTACTGGGAGGCAGCATATTCCCCAACTTGCTCCTGACCTAAGGAtatacagcagcagcagtaggagGACAGTGGTGCTGAAGATTTCTTACCCCTTTTTGGAACTCATACTCATTCAACTGCATGCCGGTATGTGTGctcttcctctctatcctcttcaTCTCTTGGGTTAGTGAACACTAGGGCCCTTCTGAGGCCTGACTCCTACTCCCATTGGGGTGAGCTATGACCGGGCAGGTGGAAAAGATTGTGGTGCTATAAAACCAAGCAGGATAGACAAAGTCCTGTGAGACCAGGATGAAATATCTAGGAGGCTGAGACTCACTATTCAAATGGGTTCCATGATATCTATCTAATTTGTTGTATTTAGATGCAATCTGAAATGTGTGCAATCCAGTGTATGTGCAGTGCAATATGTgtgcagagagaagaaagagtccCTGGCTTACTAAATCATTTTGTCATTACTGCAACTTCTAAATAAATGTAAgcagtatttcatattttttgttcaaTTTGCAGATTTAACCTTAGAAAAGTGAAGTACGAGTATTGAGCATCCTCATCCTCCTGGTGGCCTTGACGGCTGTTCATGGTAGTGGTTCatatgtggtgaagaaggtgatGAAGGTCGCCCCTCAATACCAGCCCTACTCTGGAAGAGTCAGGTAAGAACCAGCATCCTAATCTAACATTGCCTAGTGTGGTCCAGTGATGTCTTTGACCATTGACACTGTATCACAGCAATTTCAATGTGACAGTTCaactatagtcaatgatacaCCTAACTTCTTCACACTTCACCATAAACATAATACTTAGCAAATGTCTCCACTTACCATGTCATTTACATCTGACGATTTCACCTTTCAGTTTTTGCACAGGGACAATCAGCCATACAGTAAGTGCGAGAGCACTTCTCTCTTATTTAAACATGAGCTTTTACCAAATCAAAGGTTGTGTAGTGTAGTCATTGGCTACTGGGACTGGATCTTTATCCAATGGCTGCTTCAGGCCTCTTGATTTTCCTAGTAGCACATTATAAACATGTATAAACACATTACGTTGCATACTGTCTGCAGTGAGTGCAATGTGTCATTACATGTTATTTCTGTCACTAAGGGCGAAATAATACATCTTAAAACGTTATTTTGTTATAATTCTAGgactgagtttttttttttaccttcatgATGTTTTACTGCAATtgatttcaaatgttatttttactgGATTTTTCAGTCAATCTCTTTGTACCTTCAGCCGGTCTTAGGAAGTGATTTTAGAATGACCAGTTAGAGCAGTGGTTCATTTGTGTAGAACTTTAGTGGGGTATAAGGATCTGCTGACATTTCAGTATTTTTAAAAACNNNNNNNNNNNNNNNNNNNNNNNNNAATaatgaaaaaaacaaataaaacatttaacatgTGTCTGATAAATGTGATTATTTATCATTGATAAACTGAATCTGAAATAAACGCCACCGTTCCAACTCGCCAacgccagttgtattgcttctttaatcagcacaacagttttcagctgtgctaacataattgcaaaaaggttttctaatgatcaattagccttttaaaatgattaacttggattagctaacacaacgtgcaattggaacacaggagtgatggttgctgatgatggtcctctgtagtcctatgtagatattccataaaaaatcagccatttccagctacaatagttatttacaacattaaaatgtctacactgtatttctgatcaatttgatgttattttaatgtactaaaaatgtgattttctttaaaaaacaagggcatttctatgtgacgccaaacttttgaacggtagtgtatattttgtcATCTACATCTAGATTAGCTCCGAGTAGCTATGTTCACCACACCAGGTAGAGGAAATTTACACTGAAAACCCAACAAGAGAAAATATTGTAAATAGACTTAAAACTAAATAGTAAACCATTGTACATGTGTCGAAACCTGATTCTTTTTTTAGATGGGGTTAGAAGACTAAAATAAGATCGTATCATTTGTCTAAATATTCAAAGCAAATAGGCATCCTGATGTGACATGCCTGCATAGGGCAGATCTGTCAGCTAATTACAGTTTAGATCTGAGAAGGGAGGTACTTGTGTGGTGGGGGCTTTTTTATGATGCAAGGGGCAGATATTGTATAAATACTCACATCATTGTACTGGGAGGCAGCATATTCCCCAACTTGCTCCTGACCTAAGGAtatacagcagcagcagtaggagGACAGTGGTGCTGAAGATTTCTTACCCCTTTTTGGAACTCATACTCATTCAACTGCATGCCGGTATGTGTGctcttcctctctatcctcttcaTCTCTTGGGTTAGTGAACACTAGGGCCCTTCTGAGGCCTGACTCCTACTCCCATTGGGGTGAGCTATGACCGGGCAGGTGGAAAAGATTGTGGTGCCTTATAAAACCAAGCAGGATAGACAAAGTCCTGTGAGACCAGGATGAAATATCTAGGAGGCTGAGACTCACTATTCAAATGGGTTCCATGATATCTATCTAATTTGTTGTATTTAGATGCAATCTGAAATGTGTGCAATCCAGTGTATGTGCAGTGCAATATGTgtgcagagagaagaaagagtccCTGGCTTACTAAATCATTTTGTCATTACTGCAACTTCTAAATAAAATGTAAgcagtatttcatattttttgttcaaTTTGCAGATTTAACCTTAGAAAATGGAAGTACGAGTATTGAGCATCCTCATCCTCCTGGTGGCCTTGACGGCTGTTCATGGTAGTGGTTCatatgtggtgaagaaggtgatGAAGGTCGCCCCTCAATACCAGCCCTACTCTGTGAAGAGTCACGGTAAGAACCAGCATCCTAATCTACATTGCCTAGTGTGGTCCAGTGATGTCTTTGACCATTGACACTGTATCACAGCAATTTCAATGTGACAGTTCaactatagtcaatgatacaCCTAACTTCTTCACACTTCACCATAAACATAATACTTAGCAAATGTCTCCACTTACCATGTCATTTACATCTGACGATTTCACCTTTCAGTTTTTGCACAGGGACAATCAGACATACAGTAAGTGCGAGAGCACTTCTCTCATTTAAAACATGAGCTTTTACCAAATCAAAGGTTGTGTAGTGTAGTCATTGGCTACTGGGATCTGGATCTTTATCCAATGGCTGCTTCAGGCCTCTTGATTTTCCTAGTAGCACATGTATAACATGTATAACACATTACGTTGCATACTGTCTGCAGTGAGTGCAATGTGTCATTACATGTTATTTCTGTCACTAAGGCGAAATAATACATCTTCAACAGTTATTTTGTTATAATTCTAGgactgagtttttttttttaccttcatgATGTCTTTACTGCAATtgatttcaaatgttatttttactgGATTTTCAGTCAATCTCTTTGTACCTTCAGCCGGTCTTAGGAAGTGATTTTAGAATGACCAGTTAGAGCAGTGGTTCATTTGTGTAGAACTTTAGTGGGGTATAAGGATCTGCTGACATTTCAgtatttttaaaaacatatttaactATAAAAAAGGACATTTCAGTTCTGGAAGTTTGGGTGCTTTGTAGTACAGCTGATAGCTCATTTAAGTCATGTATAAAATATCAAAACGTGTTGAGTTGAAAACAGCACATGAAATACTACAAGTTGAGCGGTCTATAAATTCTCTATTGTAATGAATAGCTGACTTTGCCCTACCTAACTGATGGTTACAGTACTGATACTCTATTCTTGTTTAAGTCAGATATATAGTTATCTAATGCATTACTTCTGAAAAAGAGACACATTTTATGATTCTTCTTATGTTAACCTTGCAATTAATTCCATTTCTTGCAGTAGCAAATGAAAGTAAAATTCAATAGTCATCAACTGTATTTTTAAATCATATGAGGTAATGTGTAAAATAGTGGGTGCCTCTTGTTAATGTTATATGRATTTTAACACTGTCAATTACAGTTCAATCACCCAGCAATGTGGTTGTTTGGGTGTGCCTTTCAAAAAGTGAAAACATCTGTTTTAAATGAACCAAAACTGAGCCTCTACATTTGACCAAGGAGATATGTCTTTTACACCCTGGGTCATGTGACCACAAAAAAGCAAACGAAAAGCAACTCCCTTAAATGCCACCATCCTACtttacaaatgtttgttttctctccATACTACAGTTTCTTAAGTCagaaatgtctgcttttttggaGGTGTGAAATGAAAACAGGTTGAAAACAGAAGATTACTTCTAGCTAATTATTGAACAGGTTTAAATGTCTATGCAGGTTTGATTTCAGCAGTTTATACTATCATACCCAatgctcttaaaggggcaattcCTGCTAGTTCACATTGTTAGACGATTCACTTCACTCCACCAAGCAGGTTTAACATACATTTGCTGGGCAAAAGGGCAGCAATACAAAGTTCAGGAAAATGAAAATTCCACTATGTCATCACACTGCATGCTCTGTTAGCTATACAATCATTTatattattaaattaaattaattcaaTAAAATTCCAATAACTTATTTCCTGAGAAGGACCTTCATGTGTGGTGAAGTATTTAGTACAGacaagacaaacaacatagaagtCAAAACTCCTACAGTATGAATTATAAATATTCTATACAATCAAAGATGGAACAAAAAAGACTTCTATCAGTAATCTACAAGCATCTCAGTATCTCAGTATTTTTCTGACCACAATATGCATGTAGACATGGTTGTTTTCTCAATTTAATCATTAAACATTTTGAGTAAAAGTGTCAAAAAAGATGGAATGACATTGAGGAACAGAGCACACCGACACTTTGCCATTGACCAGtggccatatacagtggggagaacaagtatttgatatactgccgattttgcaggttttcctacttacaaagcatgtagaggtctgtaatttttatcacaggtacacttcaactgtgagagacggaatctaaaacaaaaatccagaaaatcacattgtatgatttttaagtaattaatttgcattttattgcatgacataagtatttgatacatcagaaaagcagaacttaaatttattggtacagaaacctttgtttgcaattacagagatcatacgtttctgtagttcttgaccaggtttgcacacactgcagcagggattttggcccactcctccatacagaccttctccagatccttcaggtttcggggctgtcgctgggcaatacggactttcagctccctccaaagattttctattgggttcaggtctggagactggctaggccactccaggaccttgagatgcttcttacggagccactccttagttgccctggctgtgtgtttcgggtcgttgtcatgcgggaagacccagccacgacctatcttcaatgctcttactgagggaaggaggttgttggccaagatctcgcgatgcatggccccatccatcctccccctcaatacggtgcagtcatcctgtcccctttgcagaaaaagcatccccaaagaatgatgtttccacttccaagcttcacggttaggatggtgttcttgggttgtactatccttcttcttcctccaaacacggcgagtggagtttagaccaaaaagctctatttttgtctcatcagacacatgacctctccaattcctcctctggatcatccagatggtcattggcaaccttcagacgggcctggacatgcgctggcttgagcagggggaccttgcggtgcgctgcaggattttaatccatgacggcgtagtgtgttactaatgttttctttgagactgtggtcccagctctcttcaggtcattaaccaggtcctgccgtgtagttctgggctgatccctccaccttcctcatgatcattgatgcccacgaggtgagatcttgcatggagccccagaccgagggtgattgaccgtcatcttgaacttcttccattttctaataattgcgccaacagtttttgccttctcaccaagctgcttacctatgtcctgtagcccatcccagcctgtgcaggtctacaattttatccctgatgtcctacaaccagctctctggtcttggccattgtggagaggttggagtctgtttgattgagtgggtggacaggtgtcttttatacaggtaacgagttcaaacaggtgcagttaatacaggtaatgagtggagaacaggagggcttcttaaagaaaaactaacaggtctgtgagagccgaattcttactggttggtaggtgatcaaaatactatgtatgcaataaaatgcgaagttataattaattacttaaaaatcatacaatgtgattttctggatttttgttttaaattccgtctctcacagttgaagtgtacctatgataaaaattacagacctctacatgctttgtaagtaggaaaacctgcaaaatcggcagtgtatcaaatacttgttctccccactgtatatataacaaGTCTCTGAGTAATAGTGCTGATTTAGAATCAGTTTTGTATTTTAGATcgcaatgaataagattacatgggcAGGGGGGAGCTGAtcataaatcagcactcctactctgagacacttgttACATACAGCCCCAGGACTCAGGTTCCCATGTTTCCAGTAAAAGGAGACCAAATGTCAACCAGAGCGAGGTTAAATTGGGGAACACCTAGCCTTACTTCTGTCTAGATAGTTAACTAGGCTAACTAACTAACTTGCCTACCCAAAACAACAATGTAACACGCAATCTTGGTAAATGGTCTGGAGGTGAATTGCATTCTGGGAATCATAGTATGAAAACATAAGTGGCTTCATCACATGTACATGACATTTGAATATGGAAGCAAAACAGAGCTACAAATTATTATTGTTCCTCTGACAATTGCTGAGTGTAACACATTACTGTACTTCTTCAAAGTTGGAACCCTCTTCATTTTTCATGTCCATAAATTAACGTCAGTCCTCCATCACTCAAACAAAATACTGGGGATTTACTACTACATTGCACAATATTATGAGCTGTATACAGGCTTTAAAACTTGTATTTCCGATCCAAAGTTCCCCCATTTGTTTCCTAGGGTGGTCTAGCAGTCTAATCCGCTGCCTTAGATCATATGTACTGTGCAGCTGTGAGCATGGGTCCGAATCCGACCCACCACTCTAGCACCCTCTTTCCGCCTATCTTTCATCTCTACTGTACACCTCTATCTCTAAACCCTATCCAATAAAACACAACAAATAAGAAAAGGAGCCCCATATATGTAAATGGGTGTTATTAATGGTATTATCTATCTTACTATTATttaaactaaaataataataatttgagaaTGAGCGACAATTCTTAACCAGCAGAGAACACGTGATAGTACATATTATTACTATTCCTTGAattcatttttgaaaatgtaaaacctATTTCCAACAGACAATTGCCAATAATTAATTTATTACAAGAGGATAATTTTTCATCTGTGGTATTAATAAGGTGACTTGCTATTTCCTCACAGTGGTGTCGATGGCGGGAGAGCCCGGTGCGCCAGGTGAGCCCGGCCCAGAAGGCCCCCCTGGCCCACCTGGCCCTCCAGGGGAAAGTGCTGTGGGACAGCCTGGACCCGAGGGCCCTGCCGGACCACCCGGACCTGCTGGCTACTCCGCACCTGGCAAACCTGGTTCCTCAGGTGGGCCTGGTAAGCCTGGTGTTCCTGGCGCAGCTGGCGAGAAAGGAGAGGTGGGCACAGCTGGACTTCAAGGTCCTAGGGGCATGCCTGGACCTGCTGGAAGATCCGGACCAGCTGGGATCTCTTCCACTGGCAAGCCTGGACCTCATGGTCTGCCCGGAGCAATGGGGCCAAGAGGGGAAACAGGCCTTAAGGGACATCCAGGTATGCCTGGTTTGCCAGGAGCTAAGGGGGATAGAGGAGTGGGTATCCCAGGGGCACAAGGTGAGACAGGGGCTGTGGGACCTATGGGACCAGCTGGGCAGCCTGGAGCAGCCGGAGTTGGAAAGCCAGGCAAGTCAGGAATCCGTGGTGAAGCAGGAAAGTCAGGTAGTCCAGGTAGGGATGGGGGCGCTGGTCCCATGGGTTTGCCAGGTGCTAAGGGACACACAGGGGCTCCTGGTGTAGGTATGCCTGGAAAACCAGGTGATAATGGGGCTCCAGGTATGCCTGGTGCAGCTGGTCCTAAAGGTCATCAGGGAGCAACGGGAGCAACTGGTGCTCCCGGTATCCCTGGATATGGAAAGCCAGGAGCAAATGGACAGAAGGGTGAGAGGGGAGTTGTAGGAAGCTCAGGCACAACAGGTCAGAAGGGTGAGCCAGGAGCACAGGGATATACTGGTGCTACTGGTGCTACTGGGCCCATGGGTTCCACTGGTCCTCAGGGTGGACGAGGCTTCCAGGGAGATACTGGTGAAATGGGTCCCAAAGGTGACACAGGTGCAATGGGACCCCAGGGACCAAAGGGATATAAGGGAGATCAGGGAGCACAAGGTTTCCAGGGAAAGCAAGGTGATACTGGAGCAACAGGCCCAACTGGTGCCATGGGAGCTACTGGAGCTACAGGTAACAAAGGTGACACTGGTCACACAGGTGCAACTGGTGCTTCAGGTGTCCCAGGACCTGCCGGGCCCAAAGGTTTCCCAGGGCGCAATGGTGAGGCAGGTGAGGCTGGAGCTGCTGGAGCCCCAGGTCCCAGAGGACCTGCTGGGCCTACTGGTACCGCGGGTACACCTGGCCTTAAAGGACACCCGGGTCTCCCTGGCGCACCTGGACAGGCCGCTAAGGGAATCCTTGGCCCTCTCGGTCCCCCTGGGCTCCCTGGTGCTGATGGTCAGGATGGTGCCGAAGGCCCTGCCGGCCCTCCCGGCCCACCTGGTCCTCCCGGCGAGTTCTTTTTCGAAAAGAGCATGGGCATGGGTGAGGTCATGGTGCCTACTCTTGTTAAGGCCCCTATGTctgctttctctgtttctctggctAAGCCTTATCCTCCATCTGGGGAACCTATTAAGTTTGACAATGAGGTGTACAATGCGGAGAATCACTATGACACTACCACTGGGCAGTTCACTTGCCAGGTTCCTGGAGTCTACTTCTTCTCATACACCATTCACGTGAATGGGGCTCATGCTCTGGTGGCTCTGTACAAGAACGACAAGCCAGTCATGTTCAGCTATGATGAGTACAACAAGGGCTTCCTGGACCAGATGTCCGGTAGCACTGTCCTTATGCTCGACGTG
It includes:
- the LOC111969174 gene encoding collagen alpha-1(X) chain, coding for MEVRVLSILILLVALTAVHGSGSYVVKKVMKVAPQYQPYSVKSHVVSMAGEPGAPGEPGPEGPPGPPGPPGESAVGQPGPEGPAGPPGPAGYSAPGKPGSSGGPGKPGVPGAAGEKGEVGTAGLQGPRGMPGPAGRSGPAGISSTGKPGPHGLPGAMGPRGETGLKGHPGMPGLPGAKGDRGVGIPGAQGETGAVGPMGPAGQPGAAGVGKPGKSGIRGEAGKSGSPGRDGGAGPMGLPGAKGHTGAPGVGMPGKPGDNGAPGMPGAAGPKGHQGATGATGAPGIPGYGKPGANGQKGERGVVGSSGTTGQKGEPGAQGYTGATGATGPMGSTGPQGGRGFQGDTGEMGPKGDTGAMGPQGPKGYKGDQGAQGFQGKQGDTGATGPTGAMGATGATGNKGDTGHTGATGASGVPGPAGPKGFPGRNGEAGEAGAAGAPGPRGPAGPTGTAGTPGLKGHPGLPGAPGQAAKGILGPLGPPGLPGADGQDGAEGPAGPPGPPGPPGEFFFEKSMGMGEVMVPTLVKAPMSAFSVSLAKPYPPSGEPIKFDNEVYNAENHYDTTTGQFTCQVPGVYFFSYTIHVNGAHALVALYKNDKPVMFSYDEYNKGFLDQMSGSTVLMLDVNDTVYLQIPDDEANGVFAAENVHCSFSGFLIAST